A genomic region of Ehrlichia japonica contains the following coding sequences:
- a CDS encoding NADH-quinone oxidoreductase subunit J: MIYFLFHFFAALIILSAIAVVCVSNPVYSVLCLILTFFISSTLFILLGAELIAMLVIIVYVGAVAVLFLFVVMMLDINYSRFKSGFTKYLAIGLLCGMILFINIVFIIKQSATTELVMGSVPYVSNVVAIGNLIYTKYMYIFHLSGILLLISIIGSLVLTLRTKSNNVRRQNIDVQVNRSSTIKYVNVKVREGVDYENSN, translated from the coding sequence ATGATTTATTTTTTGTTTCATTTTTTTGCAGCGTTGATAATATTGTCAGCTATAGCTGTAGTTTGTGTATCAAATCCTGTTTATTCTGTGCTATGTTTAATTTTAACGTTTTTCATATCTAGTACATTATTTATTTTGTTGGGTGCAGAGTTGATAGCAATGCTAGTTATAATAGTATATGTAGGAGCTGTAGCTGTACTGTTTTTATTTGTAGTTATGATGTTAGATATAAACTATTCGAGGTTTAAAAGTGGATTTACAAAATATCTTGCTATAGGATTATTATGTGGGATGATATTATTTATTAATATAGTATTTATTATTAAACAATCTGCAACAACTGAGTTGGTAATGGGATCTGTTCCTTATGTAAGTAATGTTGTTGCTATTGGTAATTTAATATATACAAAGTATATGTATATATTTCATTTATCTGGGATATTACTTTTAATATCAATAATCGGATCTTTAGTATTAACTTTACGCACTAAGAGCAACAATGTACGTAGACAAAATATAGATGTTCAAGTTAATAGATCATCTACTATAAAATATGTAAATGTTAAAGTACGAGAAGGAGTGGATTATGAAAATTCTAACTGA
- the eno gene encoding phosphopyruvate hydratase, whose product MFNVPINKILARQILDSRGYPTIEVEIILSNNIKAKACVPSGASVGKFEAVELRDNDKNSYNGYGVTKAVNLINSEIAPQIINMNTLNQEKIDNALIEIDGTDNKSRIGANSTLAISLAIAKAAALTLNIPLYQYLGGITAKVLPTPLINVINGGMHADNNLDFQEFMIIPNGADKFEDAIRMSAEVFFQLKQILKFKQLNTNVGDEGGFAPNIKTNIEVFEIIIDAVEKSGYKMYEDFSLGLDVAASTFYKDQKYKFADYELSTQELVEYYKNITSQYPIISIEDPIAEEDINGWKLITQELGNKIQIVGDDLFVTNCKLIQNGINNNMANAVLIKPNQIGTLTETFNAIRLAQKNNYNVIISHRSGETEDTTISHIAVATNCGQIKTGSLSRSERLAKYNELLYIEKLLDISSIYYGAL is encoded by the coding sequence GTGTTTAATGTACCAATTAATAAAATACTAGCTAGACAAATTTTAGATAGCAGAGGATATCCTACTATTGAAGTAGAAATTATATTATCAAATAATATAAAAGCAAAAGCTTGTGTACCTTCAGGAGCTTCAGTAGGAAAATTTGAAGCCGTAGAATTACGAGATAATGATAAAAATTCTTACAATGGATATGGAGTAACAAAAGCAGTTAATTTAATTAATTCAGAAATTGCCCCACAAATCATAAATATGAATACGTTAAATCAAGAAAAAATAGATAACGCATTAATTGAAATAGATGGAACAGATAATAAATCAAGAATTGGAGCAAATTCAACACTTGCAATATCATTAGCAATCGCAAAGGCTGCAGCTTTAACATTAAATATTCCTTTATATCAATACTTAGGAGGAATTACAGCAAAAGTTCTTCCCACTCCACTTATTAATGTCATTAATGGTGGAATGCACGCAGATAATAATTTAGATTTTCAAGAGTTTATGATTATCCCAAATGGAGCTGATAAATTTGAAGATGCAATAAGAATGTCAGCTGAAGTGTTTTTTCAATTAAAACAAATTCTTAAATTCAAACAATTAAATACTAACGTAGGAGATGAAGGAGGATTTGCTCCAAACATAAAAACAAATATTGAAGTATTTGAAATCATTATAGATGCTGTAGAAAAGTCAGGATATAAAATGTATGAAGATTTCTCATTAGGATTAGATGTTGCTGCCTCTACATTTTATAAAGATCAGAAATATAAATTTGCAGATTACGAATTAAGTACTCAAGAATTAGTAGAATATTATAAAAACATAACCTCACAATACCCTATTATATCAATTGAAGACCCAATAGCAGAAGAAGATATAAACGGATGGAAATTGATAACACAAGAATTAGGTAATAAAATACAAATAGTAGGAGATGATCTATTCGTAACTAATTGTAAATTAATTCAAAATGGAATTAATAATAACATGGCAAATGCAGTATTAATAAAACCAAATCAAATTGGTACACTAACTGAAACTTTCAATGCTATAAGACTTGCTCAAAAAAATAATTATAATGTAATAATATCTCATAGATCAGGTGAAACAGAAGATACTACAATTTCTCATATAGCTGTTGCAACAAACTGCGGACAAATTAAAACTGGTTCTCTATCTAGATCTGAACGTTTAGCAAAATACAATGAATTATTATATATAGAAAAGTTATTAGACATTTCATCAATCTACTATGGAGCATTATGA
- the nuoL gene encoding NADH-quinone oxidoreductase subunit L, with the protein MIKVELLCVFLPLIGSIFGNMINNRLISQLFTTSLVVCASLLSWYLFFDFKDSYVITLFPWIDLYKLKVNWSLYIDSLSMIMLIIVNTVSAVVHIYSIGYMFHDIGVSRFLSYVSLFTFFMLILVTSDNFVQLFFGWEGVGLCSYLLIGFWFDKASATKAAMKAFIMNRIGDFFFILGIIAVFWVFGSLEFSKVFNMLDSTYIEGVIDFFGYSVPYLDVICLLLFIGCMGKSAQIGLHTWLPDAMEGPTPASALIHAATMVTAGVFLVVRCSPLFEASAMARGVILIVGTCTCLFAATVAIVQSDIKKIIAYSTCSQLGYMFIACGLSIYSVAVFHLMTHAFFKALLFLCAGNIIHATHEQDIHKICISWRQLPFTYVLTWIGSLALAGIFPFAGFYSKDLIIESSYHVSTIAFIICNLVAFLTAFYSWRLIILVFHRINSKNDPIHESGKIMLLPLLVLAIGSIFSGMWGQNLLLINDAAFWKNSIKVHEHVEVGLFVKILPLFLSMLGIVCAYLKYFCNCYSNLYFNQLFKFLYNKWYFDELYNLVFIIPIKFIANFFSRVIDKKIIDYFGLGGITKLVDSCSKGSVKIQTGFVFDYAFIMLLGLISIITWLIYNNIRF; encoded by the coding sequence ATGATTAAGGTTGAGCTATTATGTGTTTTTTTGCCTTTAATAGGTTCTATTTTTGGTAATATGATAAATAATAGGTTAATTTCTCAGTTATTTACCACTTCTTTAGTGGTTTGTGCATCATTGTTATCGTGGTACTTATTTTTTGATTTTAAAGATAGTTATGTTATTACTTTATTTCCATGGATTGACTTATATAAGTTAAAGGTTAACTGGTCATTGTATATAGATTCATTAAGCATGATTATGCTGATAATAGTTAATACAGTGTCAGCGGTGGTGCATATTTATTCGATAGGTTATATGTTTCACGATATAGGTGTATCTAGATTTTTATCTTATGTATCATTATTTACATTCTTTATGTTAATTTTAGTAACAAGTGATAATTTTGTTCAACTTTTTTTTGGTTGGGAAGGTGTCGGGTTATGTTCTTATTTATTGATTGGTTTTTGGTTTGATAAAGCTTCAGCTACTAAAGCAGCAATGAAAGCATTTATTATGAATAGAATAGGTGATTTTTTTTTTATATTAGGAATTATAGCAGTATTTTGGGTATTTGGATCCTTAGAGTTCAGTAAAGTATTCAACATGCTTGATTCAACATATATTGAAGGTGTAATTGATTTTTTTGGTTATTCAGTACCTTATTTAGATGTGATATGCTTGTTACTTTTTATTGGATGTATGGGTAAGTCTGCACAAATTGGTTTACATACATGGTTGCCTGATGCAATGGAAGGTCCTACTCCTGCTTCAGCATTAATTCATGCTGCAACTATGGTAACAGCAGGAGTATTTCTTGTTGTTAGATGTTCTCCATTGTTTGAAGCGTCAGCAATGGCACGCGGTGTTATCTTGATTGTTGGCACATGTACCTGTTTATTTGCTGCGACTGTTGCTATTGTGCAGAGTGATATAAAGAAGATAATAGCATATTCTACTTGTAGTCAGTTAGGGTATATGTTTATTGCATGTGGTTTGTCAATATATAGTGTTGCTGTATTTCATTTGATGACTCATGCTTTTTTTAAAGCACTGTTGTTTTTATGTGCTGGTAATATAATACATGCTACACATGAACAAGACATTCATAAGATATGTATTTCTTGGCGTCAACTACCATTTACATATGTGTTGACTTGGATAGGGTCTTTAGCATTAGCAGGTATTTTCCCTTTTGCTGGCTTTTATTCAAAAGATTTGATTATCGAAAGTAGCTATCACGTTAGTACAATTGCCTTTATAATATGTAATTTGGTTGCATTTTTAACAGCTTTTTATTCTTGGAGATTGATTATATTAGTTTTTCATAGAATCAACTCAAAAAATGATCCAATACATGAATCAGGAAAAATTATGCTTTTGCCTCTATTAGTGTTAGCTATAGGTTCTATATTTTCTGGTATGTGGGGACAAAATTTATTATTAATTAATGATGCTGCATTTTGGAAAAATAGTATAAAAGTACATGAACATGTAGAAGTTGGGTTGTTTGTAAAGATATTACCATTATTTTTAAGTATGCTTGGAATAGTATGTGCTTACTTAAAATATTTTTGTAATTGTTATAGTAATTTGTATTTTAACCAGTTATTTAAATTTCTATATAATAAGTGGTATTTTGATGAATTATATAATCTTGTATTTATAATACCTATTAAATTTATAGCTAATTTCTTTTCTAGAGTAATTGATAAAAAAATTATTGATTATTTTGGGTTAGGTGGTATTACTAAATTGGTAGATTCTTGCTCAAAGGGTAGTGTTAAGATACAAACTGGTTTTGTTTTCGATTATGCATTTATTATGCTATTAGGTTTGATAAGTATTATCACGTGGTTAATTTATAATAATATAAGATTTTAA
- the rpmA gene encoding 50S ribosomal protein L27, with product MATKKSGGSSGNGRDSRGRRLGVKKFGSEKVIPGNIIIRQRGTKYHPGKNVGMGKDHTIFSKVSGFVYFRRGVLNKMFVDVLEANSAS from the coding sequence ATGGCTACGAAAAAATCTGGTGGTAGCTCCGGTAACGGTCGGGACTCGAGAGGTAGAAGATTAGGGGTAAAAAAGTTTGGGAGTGAAAAAGTAATTCCTGGTAATATTATCATACGTCAAAGAGGAACAAAATATCATCCTGGTAAGAATGTTGGAATGGGAAAAGATCATACTATTTTTTCTAAGGTTTCAGGTTTTGTATATTTTAGGAGAGGAGTACTTAACAAGATGTTTGTTGATGTACTAGAAGCTAATTCTGCTTCTTAA
- the dxr gene encoding 1-deoxy-D-xylulose-5-phosphate reductoisomerase produces the protein MKTISIFGSTGAIGQMIIDIIFADLDKYQVKVLVAKSNVQLLAFQAKLVNAERVVIADVDLYQELKDLLVGTNIKVSAGDSGMVMATSLNVDYAMMAIVGIAALIPMTYLINSNVKVIALANKESIVCGGTLLLSLAKEKDVNIIPVDSEHNAIHQIFSNNDKRDLEKVTLTASGGPLLSMDYNQMKNVTVQDTVKHPIWKMGKKISVDSATMINKSLEVIEAYYFFSIKAEKLDIIIHPESVVHGIVSYIDGTSIAVMSVPDMKIPIMYTLSWPDRSSVLCRKLNLALYNQLTFIKPDVYKFPGIKLGFEVLKTSNVPANSIILNAANEVAVDAFLNKKIGFLDIISVLYETLNLVNYGRINSLSSILDCDAVTRRVASNIVDKLR, from the coding sequence GTGAAAACAATTTCAATATTTGGCTCAACTGGTGCTATTGGTCAGATGATTATTGATATAATATTTGCTGATCTCGATAAATATCAAGTAAAGGTATTAGTTGCAAAATCAAATGTTCAGTTATTAGCATTTCAGGCTAAGTTAGTTAATGCAGAAAGAGTTGTTATTGCTGATGTTGATTTGTATCAAGAATTAAAAGATTTATTGGTTGGTACTAATATTAAAGTTAGTGCTGGAGATTCTGGGATGGTTATGGCTACATCTTTAAATGTAGATTATGCAATGATGGCTATTGTAGGAATAGCAGCGCTTATACCGATGACTTATTTAATTAATTCGAATGTTAAAGTTATTGCATTAGCAAACAAAGAAAGTATAGTTTGTGGAGGAACATTATTACTTAGTTTAGCAAAAGAAAAGGATGTTAATATTATTCCTGTAGATTCAGAACACAATGCTATACATCAGATATTTTCTAATAATGATAAAAGGGATTTGGAAAAAGTTACTTTAACTGCATCTGGTGGTCCATTATTATCAATGGATTATAATCAAATGAAAAACGTGACAGTTCAGGATACAGTTAAGCATCCTATTTGGAAGATGGGGAAAAAAATATCTGTTGATAGTGCAACTATGATCAATAAGTCTCTTGAAGTTATAGAGGCTTATTATTTTTTTTCAATAAAAGCTGAAAAACTAGATATAATTATACATCCTGAATCTGTAGTGCATGGGATAGTATCTTATATAGATGGTACATCTATTGCTGTTATGTCTGTACCAGATATGAAAATTCCAATTATGTATACATTATCTTGGCCAGATAGGTCATCTGTTTTGTGTAGAAAACTGAATTTAGCATTATATAATCAGTTGACTTTTATAAAACCTGATGTTTATAAGTTTCCTGGTATAAAATTAGGGTTTGAGGTATTAAAAACATCTAATGTTCCTGCTAATAGCATTATTTTAAATGCTGCGAATGAAGTTGCTGTTGATGCTTTCTTGAATAAGAAAATAGGGTTTCTTGATATTATAAGTGTACTCTATGAAACATTAAACTTAGTTAATTATGGTCGTATTAATTCTCTATCAAGTATTCTTGATTGTGATGCAGTAACTAGAAGGGTAGCAAGTAATATTGTTGATAAATTGCGTTAA
- a CDS encoding NADH-quinone oxidoreductase subunit N codes for MYWNNFVYIIPEIFLVSSSLIFLLLGIVLNKRVIHVFSLIASLITIGVVLINLEIEPRLIFDGLLKSDLYISIAKIVILFSSSSVLFMMLASGREYCYEFSIMILLAVFGLITLISANNLLSFYLSFEIQSITLYALTCFDKSAIRSSESGIKYFVLSALSSCIMLYGISMLYGYTTEVGFYELYNFFSHSENIPLGSILGMVFILISIFFKLSVAPFHMWVPDVYQGTSTVMTAFFSIVPKSTFILLLIRILNEVLPTLSKDWQHIVICVSVLSIFVSAFGAMRQSNLKRLFSYAAIGHMGYMLIALAMNTLASNTAVIMYLLLYIIMNIGLFSVLIQYRDDNCNVLNLKGLHTTSPVIAFCIAVTMLSMAGIPPLAGFFAKYDILSNLIENGFIKIAITFALVSVVSCYYYLRIIKIMYFDDLNDTSYAVSVVNKKLSVVLLFTVLINFIFFVFVGDVRRIISYFLHFNFFNG; via the coding sequence ATGTATTGGAATAATTTTGTTTATATAATACCAGAAATTTTTTTAGTTAGTTCATCTTTAATTTTCTTATTGTTAGGGATTGTACTAAATAAAAGAGTTATACATGTTTTTTCATTGATTGCTTCACTGATAACTATTGGTGTTGTTCTAATTAATTTAGAGATTGAGCCACGGCTAATTTTTGATGGGCTTTTAAAGTCTGATTTATATATTTCTATTGCAAAAATTGTAATTTTATTTTCTAGCAGTAGTGTTCTATTTATGATGTTAGCATCTGGTAGGGAGTATTGTTATGAGTTTTCGATAATGATTTTACTTGCAGTTTTTGGCTTAATTACCTTAATTTCTGCAAATAATCTACTTTCTTTTTATTTATCATTTGAAATACAAAGTATAACTTTATATGCATTAACATGTTTTGATAAAAGTGCAATTAGGTCTTCTGAATCAGGTATAAAATATTTTGTATTAAGTGCACTATCTTCTTGTATAATGCTATATGGAATTTCTATGTTATATGGTTATACAACAGAAGTTGGTTTCTATGAATTATACAATTTCTTTTCTCATAGCGAAAATATACCTTTAGGTTCTATTTTAGGTATGGTGTTTATTTTAATTAGTATATTTTTTAAATTATCAGTAGCTCCATTTCATATGTGGGTTCCTGATGTTTATCAGGGTACTTCGACTGTTATGACAGCGTTTTTTTCTATAGTACCAAAAAGTACATTTATACTATTATTGATTAGAATATTAAATGAAGTATTGCCTACTTTATCTAAAGATTGGCAACATATAGTGATATGTGTATCTGTATTATCTATATTTGTTTCAGCATTTGGGGCAATGAGGCAAAGTAATTTAAAAAGATTATTTTCATATGCTGCTATTGGACATATGGGGTATATGCTAATTGCATTAGCAATGAATACTTTGGCTAGTAATACAGCTGTGATAATGTATTTATTGTTATATATTATTATGAACATAGGGCTTTTTTCTGTTTTGATACAGTATCGTGATGATAATTGTAATGTATTGAATTTAAAAGGATTACATACTACCTCTCCAGTAATAGCATTTTGTATTGCTGTAACTATGTTATCCATGGCTGGAATACCACCTTTGGCTGGATTTTTTGCTAAGTATGATATATTGTCAAATTTAATAGAGAATGGTTTTATAAAAATTGCAATAACTTTTGCTCTTGTAAGTGTTGTTTCATGTTATTACTACCTGAGAATTATTAAGATAATGTATTTTGATGATTTAAATGATACTTCCTATGCTGTATCAGTAGTGAATAAGAAATTATCTGTTGTCCTATTGTTTACAGTATTAATTAATTTTATATTTTTTGTATTTGTTGGTGATGTAAGGCGTATTATAAGTTATTTTCTACATTTTAATTTTTTTAATGGATAA
- the rplU gene encoding 50S ribosomal protein L21, translated as MYAIVETGGKQYKVREQDVIKIEKLNASVGEEVTLSKVIALTDVNHNMIFAQNVTVTASVLEQRRNDKIIVFKKKRRKNYRRKNGHRQYMTVLRVTKINNME; from the coding sequence ATGTATGCTATTGTTGAAACTGGTGGTAAGCAATATAAAGTACGAGAGCAAGATGTTATAAAAATAGAAAAATTAAATGCTTCTGTAGGGGAGGAGGTTACTCTGAGTAAGGTGATTGCGTTAACTGATGTAAATCACAATATGATTTTTGCACAGAATGTAACTGTCACAGCATCAGTTCTTGAGCAACGTAGAAATGATAAAATAATAGTGTTTAAGAAAAAACGTCGTAAGAATTATAGAAGGAAAAATGGTCATAGGCAGTACATGACTGTTTTACGTGTTACTAAAATTAATAATATGGAGTAG
- a CDS encoding TRP75-related protein — protein MFRRNILNILLVLIFCFVISCSNKSRYQFSKKYSPIYNPDGEAFDSNVEFARDYSIYKEHRDALVSGIDKNSKNVTTKRRGKPKVRVDNKEYEAPLKKGDHDFMIDSNGINLVDVAGAKFVDPTEDDDGIHAQNVKDKNEVKLPVAKTEDNSKLQDVKDKNEVKLPVAKTEDKSKLQDIKDKNEVKLSVAKTEDKSKLQDVKDKNEIKLPVAKTEDKSKLQDIKDKNEVKLSVAKTEDKSKLQDVKDKNEIKLPVAKTEDKSKLQDIKDKNEVKLSVAKTEDKSKLQDVKDKNEIKLPVAETEDKSKLQSVKDKNEVKLPVAKTEDKSKLQSVKDKNEIKLPVAKTEDKSKLQDVKDKNEIKLPVAKTEDKSKLQDVKDKNEVKLPVAKTEDKSKLQNVKDKNEIKLPVAKTEDKSKLQDIKDKNEIKLPVAKTEDKSKLQDIKDKNEIKLPVAKTEDKSKLQDVKDENEVKLPVAKTEDKSKLQDVKDKNEIKFPVAKTEDKSKLQDIKDKNEVNPLITESMADNLNDNGDNQADKKDKGLRSLLKFSKVENNKDRNSNGNSENHKDNIDNDEEPVLSQSRHDLEPAKLISEGSEQKNNYKAVHFLSFLKEQNKDQNDTTEELQKAENKNDQENAEVSEHNGQVNIGNDGIMSEEEKDYVLLQRIEGMKEYDEDYSITYYYND, from the coding sequence ATGTTTAGACGTAATATCTTGAATATATTATTGGTATTAATTTTCTGTTTTGTTATTTCATGTTCAAATAAGAGTAGATATCAGTTTAGCAAGAAATATTCTCCAATTTATAATCCTGATGGTGAAGCTTTTGATAGTAATGTGGAATTTGCTCGTGATTACTCAATTTATAAAGAACATAGAGATGCATTGGTCTCAGGCATTGATAAAAATAGTAAGAATGTTACTACAAAACGCAGGGGAAAACCGAAAGTGCGAGTGGATAATAAAGAATATGAAGCTCCTTTGAAAAAAGGGGATCATGATTTTATGATAGATAGTAATGGCATCAATTTGGTTGACGTAGCAGGTGCTAAATTTGTTGATCCTACAGAAGATGATGACGGTATACATGCTCAAAATGTTAAAGATAAAAATGAAGTTAAACTTCCAGTAGCTAAAACTGAAGATAATAGTAAATTACAAGATGTTAAAGATAAAAATGAAGTTAAACTTCCAGTAGCTAAAACTGAAGATAAGAGTAAGTTACAAGATATTAAAGATAAAAATGAAGTAAAACTTTCAGTAGCTAAAACTGAAGATAAGAGTAAGTTACAAGATGTTAAAGATAAAAATGAAATTAAACTTCCAGTAGCTAAAACTGAAGATAAGAGTAAGTTACAAGATATTAAAGATAAAAATGAAGTAAAACTTTCAGTAGCTAAAACTGAAGATAAGAGTAAGTTACAAGATGTTAAAGATAAAAATGAAATTAAACTTCCAGTAGCTAAAACTGAAGATAAGAGTAAGTTACAAGATATTAAAGATAAAAATGAAGTAAAACTTTCAGTAGCTAAAACTGAAGATAAGAGTAAGTTACAAGATGTTAAAGATAAAAATGAAATTAAACTTCCAGTAGCTGAAACTGAAGATAAGAGTAAGTTACAAAGTGTTAAAGATAAAAATGAAGTTAAACTTCCAGTAGCTAAAACTGAAGATAAGAGTAAGTTACAAAGTGTTAAAGATAAAAATGAAATTAAACTTCCAGTAGCTAAAACTGAAGATAAGAGTAAGTTACAAGATGTTAAAGATAAAAATGAAATTAAACTTCCAGTAGCTAAAACTGAAGATAAGAGTAAGTTACAAGATGTTAAAGATAAAAATGAAGTTAAACTTCCAGTAGCTAAAACTGAAGATAAGAGTAAGTTACAAAATGTTAAAGATAAAAATGAAATTAAACTTCCAGTAGCTAAAACTGAAGATAAGAGTAAGTTACAAGATATTAAAGATAAAAATGAAATTAAACTTCCAGTAGCTAAAACTGAAGATAAGAGTAAGTTACAAGATATTAAAGATAAAAATGAAATTAAACTTCCAGTAGCTAAAACTGAAGATAAGAGTAAGTTACAAGATGTTAAAGATGAAAATGAAGTTAAACTTCCAGTAGCTAAAACTGAAGATAAGAGTAAATTACAAGATGTTAAAGATAAAAATGAAATTAAATTTCCAGTAGCTAAAACTGAAGATAAGAGTAAGTTACAAGATATTAAAGATAAAAATGAAGTTAACCCTCTAATAACTGAGAGTATGGCTGATAATTTGAATGATAATGGTGACAATCAGGCTGATAAAAAAGACAAAGGGTTGCGTTCATTATTGAAATTTTCAAAAGTAGAAAATAATAAAGACAGAAATTCCAATGGTAATTCAGAAAATCATAAAGATAATATTGATAATGATGAAGAACCTGTGCTATCTCAATCAAGACATGACCTAGAGCCTGCTAAGCTAATTTCTGAGGGGAGTGAACAAAAAAATAATTATAAAGCTGTACACTTTTTGTCATTTTTAAAAGAGCAAAATAAAGATCAAAATGATACTACAGAAGAATTACAAAAAGCAGAAAATAAAAATGATCAAGAGAATGCTGAAGTATCTGAGCACAATGGTCAAGTTAATATTGGTAATGACGGTATAATGTCTGAAGAAGAGAAAGATTACGTATTATTACAACGTATTGAAGGGATGAAAGAATATGATGAAGATTACAGTATTACTTATTACTATAATGATTAA
- the nuoK gene encoding NADH-quinone oxidoreductase subunit NuoK yields MKILTDAGITLNHFLILSAILFTIGVSGIFINRKNIITILLSIELMLLAININFTAFSVYLDNILGQVFVMFILTVAAAESAVGLAIIVVYFRNCGNIDIETANKMKE; encoded by the coding sequence ATGAAAATTCTAACTGATGCTGGTATTACTTTAAATCATTTCCTTATTTTAAGTGCAATTTTATTTACTATTGGTGTGTCTGGAATTTTTATTAATCGCAAAAACATCATTACTATTCTTTTATCAATAGAACTGATGTTATTGGCAATTAATATCAATTTTACTGCTTTCTCGGTGTATCTTGATAATATTTTAGGACAAGTCTTTGTCATGTTTATATTAACAGTGGCTGCTGCAGAGTCTGCAGTGGGTTTAGCTATTATTGTAGTATATTTTAGAAATTGTGGAAATATTGATATTGAAACAGCTAATAAAATGAAAGAATAA
- the nuoF gene encoding NADH-quinone oxidoreductase subunit NuoF — MLKDSDRVFTNLNGQYSPFLRSAKSRGIWSNILEILNLGPEYIIQEVKKSGLRGRGGAGFSTGLKWGFMPKTRKEGQAAYLIVNADESEPGTCKDRDILRYDPHRLIEGILIAGFAMNVTAAYVYIRGEFYNEYLVLSKALDEAYKANLIGKNACNSGYDLDIFIHRGAGAYICGEETAQLESLEGRKGMPRLKPPFPAAIGLYGCPTTINNVETIATVSEIMRRGSDWFASLGRENNTGTKIFCISGHVNNPCNVEEELGIPMKELIERYAGGVRGGWDNLLAVIPGGSSVPMLPKSICDTVTMDFDSLRAVQSGLGTAGLIVMDKSTDLVAAIERLSHFYMHESCGQCTPCREGTGWMWRIMRKILRGDATPESIDLLLNITHQIEGHTICALGDAAAWPIQGLIRHFRDVVEDRIKS, encoded by the coding sequence ATGTTAAAAGATAGTGATAGAGTATTTACTAATCTTAATGGTCAGTATTCTCCGTTTTTAAGGTCTGCAAAAAGTAGAGGTATTTGGAGTAATATCTTAGAAATATTGAATCTGGGTCCTGAATATATTATTCAAGAGGTAAAGAAATCAGGATTACGTGGTAGAGGTGGGGCAGGATTTTCTACAGGTTTAAAGTGGGGCTTTATGCCAAAAACTAGAAAGGAAGGCCAAGCAGCATATTTAATAGTTAATGCGGATGAATCAGAACCTGGTACATGTAAAGATCGTGATATATTAAGGTATGATCCACATAGGCTTATTGAAGGAATATTGATAGCTGGATTTGCAATGAATGTGACTGCAGCTTATGTTTATATTCGTGGTGAATTTTACAATGAATATTTAGTATTGTCTAAGGCTTTAGATGAAGCATATAAAGCTAATTTAATAGGAAAAAATGCGTGTAATTCTGGATATGATTTAGATATCTTTATTCATAGAGGAGCTGGAGCATATATTTGTGGTGAGGAAACTGCTCAGCTTGAATCATTAGAGGGAAGAAAAGGTATGCCAAGGTTGAAGCCTCCTTTTCCAGCTGCAATAGGGTTATATGGCTGTCCTACTACTATTAATAACGTTGAAACTATTGCAACTGTTAGTGAGATCATGAGAAGAGGTAGTGATTGGTTTGCATCTCTTGGGAGAGAAAATAATACTGGTACTAAGATTTTTTGTATATCAGGACATGTTAATAATCCGTGTAATGTAGAAGAGGAATTAGGGATTCCCATGAAGGAACTTATAGAAAGATATGCTGGAGGTGTTCGTGGAGGATGGGATAACTTATTAGCAGTAATACCTGGTGGTTCATCAGTACCAATGCTTCCAAAATCTATTTGTGATACTGTAACTATGGATTTTGATTCTTTGAGGGCTGTACAATCAGGGTTAGGTACCGCGGGTTTAATAGTGATGGATAAATCAACAGATCTAGTAGCGGCTATAGAAAGATTATCGCATTTTTATATGCATGAATCTTGTGGACAATGTACACCATGTCGAGAAGGTACTGGTTGGATGTGGAGAATCATGAGAAAAATACTAAGGGGTGATGCTACGCCTGAAAGCATTGATTTATTATTAAATATTACACATCAGATAGAAGGGCATACTATATGTGCTCTTGGTGATGCTGCAGCTTGGCCTATACAAGGGTTGATTAGACATTTTAGGGATGTAGTTGAAGATCGGATAAAAAGTTAA